CGGCGTTGACAACTAGATAGTGCGGTTTTCCATCACCCTGGGGAATGAACTGCCATTTCATTCCCGTCGGGAATCCCGCGCCGCCGCGCCCGCGCAGACCGGAGTCCTTGACGTACGCGATCAGGTCGTCCGGCGACATGGCGAGCGCCTTGCGAAGCCCCTCGTATCCTTCGTGCCTTCGGTAGACGTCCAGCGTCCAGGACCTGTCCTCGTCCCAGAAGGCCGACAGCACGGGTGCGAGCAGCTTCTCGGGGCTGGTGTCTTTCAGCTCGGGTGCCAAGGTCATCACTCCCCCTCCTCGGCGGTAGGCCCTGCCGGGTGGGCGGGGTCGGATGCCGATGTGTCCTGCGGCGCGTCATGCGCACTGAGGTGCTCGGTCGGAGACGGCTCGTGCACCGCGCTGTCCTGCGGCTCGTCATGCGGGCCGCCGTCCCGCGGATGGACCACGCGCGCGGGTGCGGTCTCTCCCTTGGCCAGGCGGAGGCCCACCAGCGAGGCCGGTCCCGCACTGCCGCTTGCCTCGACGGCCCCGGGCCGCTCGTCGGGGAAGCCGGCCAGGATCCGCGCGGTCTCCTTGAAGGTGCACAGCCGCGCTCCGCGCGTCGGCTCGACGGTCCGCCCCGCGCGCAGGTCGTCGACGAGGCGCTTGGCGCTCGACGGGGTCTGGTTGTCGAAGAACTCCCAGTTGACCATCACGACCGGCGCGAAGTCGCAGGCCGCGTTGCACTCGATGTGCTCCAGGGTGACCTTGCCGTCGTCGGTGGTCTCGCCGTTGCCGACGCCCAGGTGCTCCTGGAGCTCCTCGAAGATCGCGTCACCGCCCATCACCGCGCACAAGGTGTTGGTGCAGACGCCCACCTGATAGTCACCGCTCGGCTTGCGCCGGTACATGGTGTAGAAGGTGGCGACCGCGGTGACCTCGGCCGTGGTCAGGTGCAGCATGTCCGCGCAGAACTGCATCCCGGTGCGCGTGACATGGCCCTCCTCCGACTGCACGAGGTGCAGCAACGGCAGGAGGGCGGACCGGGAGTCCGGGTAGCGGGCGATGATCTCGCGCGCGTCGGCCTCCAGCCGCGCTCGAACGTCGTCCGGGTAGCCGGGCGCGGGCAGTTCGGGCATGCCCAGGCTGACGCCCCGCTCCGAAGAAGAGGTGGTCACCGGTCGACGCCTCCCATCACGGGGTCGATGGACGCGACGGCGACGATGACGTCGGCGACCTGGCCGCCCTCGCACATCGCCGCCATGGCTTGCAGGTTGGTGAAGGACGGGTCGCGGAAGTGGACCCGGAAGGGGCGGGTGCCGCCGTCGGAGACGGCATGCACCCCGAGCTCGCCCTTGGGTGACTCGACGGCCGCGTACGCCTGTCCCGGCGGGACGCGGAAGCCCTCGGTGACCAGCTTGAAGTGGTGGATCAGGGCCTCCATGGAGGTGCCCATGATCTTCTTGATGTGGTCGAGGGAGTTGCCGAGCCCGTCCGGTCCCAGGGCGAGCTGCGCGGGCCAGGCGATCTTCTTGTCGGCGACCATGACCGGGCCGGGCTGCAGCCGGTCCAGGCACTGCTCGACGATCCCGAGCGACTGCCGCATCTCTTCCAGGCGGATCAGGAAGCGCCCGTAGGAGTCGCAGGTGTCGGCGGTCGGGATTTCGAAGTCGTACGTCTCGTAGTCGCAGTACGGCTGTGCCTTGCGCAGGTCGTGCGGCAGGCCGGTGGAGCGCAGGATCGGGCCGGTGGCGCCGAGGGCCATGCAGCCGGCCAGGTCGAGGTAGCCGATGTCCTGCATGCGGGCCTTGAAGATGGGGTTCCCGGTGGCGAGCTTGTCGTACTCCGGGAGGTTCTTCTTCATCTTCTTCACGAATTCGCGGATCTGGTCCACCGCGCCGGGCGGCAGATCCTGGGCGAGTCCGCCGGGCCGGATGTACGCGTGGTTCATCCGCAGGCCCGTGATGAGCTCGTAGATGTCGAGAATCATTTCACGATCACGGAATCCGTAGATCATGATCGTGGTGGCGCCGAGTTCCATGCCGCCGGTGGCGATGCACACCAGGTGGGAGGAGAGCCGGTTCAGCTCCATCAGGAGCACTCGGATGATCTTGGCGCGCTCGGTGATCTGGTCCTCGATGCCGAGGAGTTTCTCGACGGCGAGACAGTAGGCGGTCTCGTTGAAGAAGGACGTCAGGTAATCCATGCGCGTCACGAACGTGGTGCCCTGCGTCCAGGTCCGGTACTCGAGGTTCTTCTCGATGCCGGTGTGGAGGTAGCCGATGCCGCAGCGGGCCTCGGTGACCGTCTCGCCGTCGATCTCCAGGATCAGGCGGAGCACTCCGTGGGTGGAGGGGTGCTGCGGACCCATGTTGAGGACGATGCGCTCGTCGTCGGCGCGGGCCGCGGCCTGGACGACCTCGTCCCAGTCGCCACCGGTGACCGTATATACGGTGCCCTCGGTGGTTTCGCGGGGGGATGCTGACTGCGTGCTCACGAGTACGACCTCCGCTGGTCCGGAGCCGGGATCTGGGCGCCCTTGTACTCGACGGGGATGCCGCCGAGGGGGTAGTCCTTGCGCTGCGGGTGGCCCTGCCAGTCGTCCGGCATCATGATCCGCGTCAGGGCCGGGTGACCGTCGAAGACGATGCCGAAGAAGTCGTACGTCTCGCGCTCGTGCCAGTCGTTCGTCGGGTACACGGAGACGAGCGACGGGATGTGCGGGTCGCTGTCCGGGGCGCTGACTTCGAGGCGGATCAGCCGGTTGTGGGTGATCGAGCGCAGGTGGTAGACGGCGTGCAGCTCGCGGCCCTTGTCGCTGAGGTAGTGGACGCCGCTGACGCCGGTGCACAGTTCGAAGCGCAGGGCCGGGTCGTCGCGCAGGGTGCGGGCGACGCGGACCAGGTGCTCGCGTTCGATGTGGAAGGTGAGTTCGCCGCGGTCGACGACCGTCTTCTCGATGGCGTTGCCGGGGAGGAGTCCCTGTTCCTCCAGCGCGCCCTCGAGTTCGTCGGCGACCTCGTCGAACCAGCCTCCGTAGGGACGGCTCGCCGGTCCCGGGAGCCGGACCGAGCGGACCAGGCCCCCGTAGCCGGAGGTGTCGCCGCCGTTGTCGGCGCCGAACATGCCGCGCTGGACGCGGATCTCCTCGCCTCCCTGGCCGCGCTGGCCCGGGAGGTTGGAGGCGCTGAGGTCCTTCTCGGGGTTGACCCCGTTCGACCCGTTCGCCCCGTTGGTGCCGTTGGCGTCGCTCACCGCAGCAGCCCCTTCATCTCGATCGTGGGCAGGGCCTTGAGCGCCGCTTCCTCCGCTTCCCGGGCAGCCTCCTCGGCGTTCACGCCGAGCTTGGAGGTCTGGATCTTCTGGTGCAGCTTGAGGATGGCGTCCAGCAGCATCTCCGGCCGTGGCGGGCAGCCGGGGAGATAGATGTCGACCGGGACGATGTGGTCGACGCCCTGGACGATCGCGTAGTTGTTGAACATGCCGCCCGAGGAGGCGCAGACCCCCATGGAGATCACCCACTTGGGGTTCGGCATCTGGTCGTAGACCTGCCTGAGCACCGGCGCCATCTTCTGGCTGACCCGGCCGGCGACGATCATCAGGTCGGCCTGGCGCGGCGAGCCGCGGAAGACCTCCATGCCGAAGCGCGCCAGGTCGTAGCGGCCGGCGCCGGTGGTCATCATCTCGATGGCGCAGCAGGCGAGGCCGAAGGTGGCCGGGAAGACGGACGCCTTGCGCACCCAGCCCGCGGCCTGCTCGACGGTAGTCAGCAGGAATCCGCTCGGCAGCTTTTCTTCGAGTCCCATGTCTTAAGGCCCCTCAGTCCCATTCCAGGCCGCCGCGCCGCCATACGTACGCGTACGCGACGAAGACGGTGAGCACGAAGAGCAGCATCTCCACGAGCCCGAAAACACCCAGGGCGTCGAAGGTGACGGCCCAGGGGTAGAGGAAGACGATCTCGATATCGAAAATGATGAAGAGCATCGCCGTCAGGTAGTACTTGATGGGGAAGCGCCCGCCGCCGGCCGGCGTGGGGGTCGGCTCGATACCGCACTCGTAGGCCTCGAGCTTGGCCCGGTTGTATCGCTTCGGACCGATCAGCGTGGCCATGACCACGGAGAAGATCGCAAAGCCTGCCCGAGGGCTCCCAGTACGAGGATGGGCGCATACGCGTTCACCGCTCCTCGCTCCTCTCAGTCGGCACTGACTGCTGGCGGTTGCACTGGGCTCACAGCTGCCTCACCAGTCCCACGAGCCCCGCTGGTTCCG
Above is a window of Streptomyces sp. DT2A-34 DNA encoding:
- a CDS encoding NADH-quinone oxidoreductase subunit C → MSDANGTNGANGSNGVNPEKDLSASNLPGQRGQGGEEIRVQRGMFGADNGGDTSGYGGLVRSVRLPGPASRPYGGWFDEVADELEGALEEQGLLPGNAIEKTVVDRGELTFHIEREHLVRVARTLRDDPALRFELCTGVSGVHYLSDKGRELHAVYHLRSITHNRLIRLEVSAPDSDPHIPSLVSVYPTNDWHERETYDFFGIVFDGHPALTRIMMPDDWQGHPQRKDYPLGGIPVEYKGAQIPAPDQRRSYS
- the nuoE gene encoding NADH-quinone oxidoreductase subunit NuoE, which gives rise to MTTSSSERGVSLGMPELPAPGYPDDVRARLEADAREIIARYPDSRSALLPLLHLVQSEEGHVTRTGMQFCADMLHLTTAEVTAVATFYTMYRRKPSGDYQVGVCTNTLCAVMGGDAIFEELQEHLGVGNGETTDDGKVTLEHIECNAACDFAPVVMVNWEFFDNQTPSSAKRLVDDLRAGRTVEPTRGARLCTFKETARILAGFPDERPGAVEASGSAGPASLVGLRLAKGETAPARVVHPRDGGPHDEPQDSAVHEPSPTEHLSAHDAPQDTSASDPAHPAGPTAEEGE
- a CDS encoding NADH-quinone oxidoreductase subunit D: MSTQSASPRETTEGTVYTVTGGDWDEVVQAAARADDERIVLNMGPQHPSTHGVLRLILEIDGETVTEARCGIGYLHTGIEKNLEYRTWTQGTTFVTRMDYLTSFFNETAYCLAVEKLLGIEDQITERAKIIRVLLMELNRLSSHLVCIATGGMELGATTIMIYGFRDREMILDIYELITGLRMNHAYIRPGGLAQDLPPGAVDQIREFVKKMKKNLPEYDKLATGNPIFKARMQDIGYLDLAGCMALGATGPILRSTGLPHDLRKAQPYCDYETYDFEIPTADTCDSYGRFLIRLEEMRQSLGIVEQCLDRLQPGPVMVADKKIAWPAQLALGPDGLGNSLDHIKKIMGTSMEALIHHFKLVTEGFRVPPGQAYAAVESPKGELGVHAVSDGGTRPFRVHFRDPSFTNLQAMAAMCEGGQVADVIVAVASIDPVMGGVDR
- a CDS encoding NADH-quinone oxidoreductase subunit B family protein, producing the protein MGLEEKLPSGFLLTTVEQAAGWVRKASVFPATFGLACCAIEMMTTGAGRYDLARFGMEVFRGSPRQADLMIVAGRVSQKMAPVLRQVYDQMPNPKWVISMGVCASSGGMFNNYAIVQGVDHIVPVDIYLPGCPPRPEMLLDAILKLHQKIQTSKLGVNAEEAAREAEEAALKALPTIEMKGLLR